One region of Miscanthus floridulus cultivar M001 chromosome 19, ASM1932011v1, whole genome shotgun sequence genomic DNA includes:
- the LOC136526666 gene encoding uncharacterized protein has translation MASSSSSATSAGTLPATGTPTMPAMSTGAVAPIVAHNYATVNVKSHIPFTLDLQSNYSKWVFFFKSLCGKFGLRSHIDGSAPPRPDDPQWDAAECYVRGWISGSVDDSVLDLAMDGANPTARDLWVAIEGIFRANREPRAIFLNEFHSMIKAAALRDVGHPVQDSQLVLALLRGLNPRFSNTADDIANFVVLPTFARAHDMLALKELRLANEEKTVASTALLTTADSGCTSPGGCCALAATATSGGPNNPHVTGYGSTKGGGDGNSSGSKGKGKGRH, from the exons AtggcctcttcctcctcctcggccACCAGTGCCGGCACCCTGCCCGCGACAGGCACTCCAACCATGCCTGCCATGAGCACCGGCGCTGTTGCCCCGATTGTGGCTCACAACTACGCCACAGTCAATGTCAAGTCCCACATCCCATTCACGCTGGACCTGCAATCCAACTACTCCAAGTGGGTGTTCTTCTTCAAGTCGTtgtgcggcaagttcggccttcgCTCGCACATCGATGGCTCTGCTCCCCCTCGTCCTGATGATCCTCAGTGGGATGCCGCAGAGTGCTACGTCCGGGGCTGGATCTCTGGCTCCGTCGACGATTCCGTCCTCGACCTCGCCATGGACGGTGCCAATCCCACCGCACGTGATCTGTGGGTGGCCATTGAAGGGATCTTCCGCGCCAACCGGGAGCCACGCGCCATCTTCCTCAACGAATTTCACTCCATG ATCAAGGCCGCCGCTCTTCGCGACGTCGGACATCCTGTCCAGGACTCGCAGCTCGTCCTCGCCCTTCTGCGCGGCCTCAATCCTCGCTTCTCCAACACCGCCGATGACATCGCCAACTTCGTTGTCCTTCCCACATTCGCCAGGGCTCATGACATGCTGGCCCTAAAGGAGCTCCGTCTCGCTAATGAAGAAAAGACAGTCGCCAGCACCGCCCTCCTCACCACCGCCGACTCTGGCTGCACCAGCCCGGGCGGGTGCTGTGCTCTCGCTGCCACAGCCACCTCTGGAGGTCCAAACAACCCACATGTGACCGGCTACGGCAGCACCAAGGGCGGCGGCGATGGCAACAGCAGCGGCagcaagggcaagggcaagggcCGACACTAG